A region of Eschrichtius robustus isolate mEscRob2 chromosome 19, mEscRob2.pri, whole genome shotgun sequence DNA encodes the following proteins:
- the PRR12 gene encoding proline-rich protein 12 isoform X2, protein MDRNYPSAGFGDPLGAGAGWSYERSAKASLVYGSSRTSHPETDILHRQAYAAPHPLQSYATNHHPAGLSGLFDTGLHHAGSAGPDASVMNLISALESRGPQPGPSASSLLSQFRSPSWQTAMHTPGPTELFISGALPGSSTFPSSSALSAYQHPASFGSRPFPVPSSLSLQDPPFSPPANGLLSPHDVLHLKPSQAPTVPSSLGFERLAGGGVLGPAGLGPAQTPPYRPGPPDPPPPPRHLPTQFNLLASSSAAAAAAAEQSSPQLYNFSGAAPGPPPPERALPRQDTVIKHYQRPASAQPPPPPAHALQHYLSCGGSYASMGHRANLACSPLGGGEPSPGGGEPSKAGPSGATAGASGRAAGPEAAGGGGAAGGGGGYRPIIQSPGYKTGKGGYGAAAGGANRPPPPRSTATPKCQSLGGPAAAYATGKASGAGGAGGQAYSPGQPQGLLGPQAYGQGFGGGQAQDLSKGPSYSGGPQQPPSGPPPPGLATCQSYSPDQLQGQLYGVQGEPYPGPAAHSQGLPTASPSLSYSTGHSPALSGHGGGWGPSSLGGGGEASPSHIIRPLQSPPAPGRPPGVGSPGAPGKYLSSVLASAPFLAPPGAGSYAAGAGGYKGKGDGSELLAGPGGPPAERTEDEEFLIQHLLQAPSPPRTSGADGLVGEDGAADASKGLGSGGAGGPPGTPYELAKEDPQRYHLQSVIRTSASLDEGATAALELGLGRLKEKKKGPERGGETPEGLATSVVHYGTGAKELGAFLQKSPPPPTPTAQSAQPAPHGLLLEAGGPDLPLVLPPPPPQLLPSVLSHAPSPSSSAPKVGVHLLEPAARDGAPQPPPPPPPPPPPMPLQLEAHLRGHGLEPGAPSPRLRPEESLEPPGTMQELLGALEPLPPGPGDTGVGPPNTEGKDPSGAYRSPSPQGTKAPRFVPLTSICFPDSLLQDEERSFFPTMEEMFGGGPADDYGKAGPPEDEGDPKAGPGPPPGPPAYDPYGPYCPSRASGAGPETPGLGLDPSKPPELPSTVNAEPLGLIQSGPHQAAPPPPPPPPPPPPPASEPKGGLTSPIFCSTKPKKLLKTSSFHLLRRRDPPFQTPKKLYAQEYEFEADEDKADVPADIRLNPRRLPDLVSSCRSRPALSPLGDIDFCPPNPGPDGPRRRGRKPTKAKRDGPPRPRGRPRIRPLEVPTTAGPALASTPTDGAKKPRGRGRGRGRKAEEAGGTRLEPLKPLKAGEGLGVSSGDAVSGADHNSLDSSLTREKIEAKIKEVEEKQPEMKSGFMASFLDFLKSGKRHPPLYQAGLTPPLSPPKSVPPSVPARGLPPQPPAAPAVPQPPPAGAFGLGGALEAAESEGLGLGCPSPCKRLDEELKRNLETLPSFSSDEEDSVAKNRDLQESISSAISALDDPPLAGPKDTSTADGPPLATEAAVPGPPPLPGLPSASGSGTPEPPLLEEKPPPSPPPAPTPQPPPPPPALPSPPPLVAPTPSSPPPPPVPVPPALPSPPAPPPLPTAAPAPPPEEPAAPSPDDPEPPDARPLHLAKKQETAAVCGETDEEAGESGGEGIFRERDEFVIRAEDIPSLKLALQTGREPPPIWRVQKALLQKFTPEIKDGQRQFCATSNYLGYFGDAKNRYQRLYVKFLENVNKKDYVRVCARKPWHRPPVPVRRSGQAKGPASAGGSSAPPPKALAPPPKPETPDKTTSEKPPEQTPETAVPEPPAPEKPSLPRPMEKEKEKEKERATRGERPLRGERGTGGRQIRPDRSLTTGQPATSRLPKSRPTKVKAEPPPKKRKKWLKEAAGNASVGGGPPGSSSDSESSPGAPSEDERAVPGRLLKTRAMREMYRSYVEMLVSTALDPDMIQALEDTHDELYLPPMRKIDGLLNEHKKKVLKRLSLSPALQDALHTFPQLQVEQSGEGSPEEGAVRLRPAGEPYNRKTLSKLKRSVVRAQEFKVELDKSGYYTLYHSLHHYKYHTFLRCRDQTLAIEGGAEDLGQEEVVQQCMRNQPWLEQLFDSFSDLLAQAQAHSRCG, encoded by the exons ATGGACAGGAACTACCCCAGCGCCGGCTTCGGGGACCCGCTCGGCGCCGGGGCGGGATGGAGTTACGAGAGGTCAGCGAAAGCTAG cTTGGTCTATGGCAGCTCAAGGACCTCGCACCCCGAGACGGACATCTTACACCGCCAGGCCTACGCGGCCCCCCACCCACTGCAAAGCTATGCCACCAACCACCACCCGGCAG GCCTCTCTGGACTCTTCGACACCGGCCTCCATcacgcaggctcagcagggcCCGACGCCTCCGTCATGAACCTCATCTCGGCCCTGGAGTCCCGGGGCCCCCAGCCTGGTCCCtctgcctcttctctcctctcccaatTCCGCAGTCCTTCCTGGCAAACAG CCATGCACACGCCAGGCCCCACGGAGCTCTTCATCTCAGGCGCCCTGCCGGGTTCCAGCACCTTTCCATCTTCCTCTGCCCTGTCGGCCTATCAGCACCCGGCTTCCTTTGGCAGCCGCCCCTTCCCAGTACCCTCTTCCCTCAGCCTCCAGGACCCCCCATTTAGTCCCCCAGCTAATGGGCTCTTGTCTCCTCATGACGTGCTGCACCTGAAGCCCTCGCAGGCACCCACGGTGCCCTCCTCGCTAGGCTTTGAGCGCCTGGCGGGGGGTGGTGTCCTGGGGCCTGCTGGTCTTGGCCCAGCCCAAACCCCTCCTTACCGCCCGGGCCCCCCAgatccacccccacctccccgccaCCTCCCAACTCAGTTCAACTTGCTGGCTTCCTCTtccgctgctgctgccgctgccgctgaGCAATCCTCTCCCCAGCTCTACAACTTCTCGGGTGCTGCCCCCGGCCCGCCGCCACCCGAGCGGGCCCTGCCCCGCCAGGACACCGTCATCAAGCACTACCAGCGGCCAGCCAGTGCCCAGCCCCCCCCGCCACCAGCCCATGCCCTCCAGCACTACCTGAGCTGCGGAGGGAGCTACGCCTCCATGGGCCACCGGGCCAACTTGGCCTGCAGCCCCCTGGGTGGTGGGGAGCCCTCCCCGGGCGGTGGCGAGCCTAGCAAGGCTGGGCCCAGTGGAGCCACGGCCGGGGCATCTGGCCGGGCTGCGGGCCCCGAGGCAGCTGGAGGAGGTGGGGCGGCGGGTGGCGGTGGAGGTTACCGCCCCATCATTCAGTCGCCTGGTTACAAGACGGGCAAAGGTGGTTATGGGGCAGCTGCGGGCGGTGCCAACAGGCCCCCACCACCCCGTTCGACTGCCACGCCCAAATGCCAGAGCCTGGGTGGGCCAGCAGCAGCCTACGCCACTGGCAAGGCCTCTGGGGCTGGGGGGGCGGGAGGCCAGGCCTATTCCCCTGGTCAGCCCCAAGGGCTTCTAGGACCCCAGGCCTATGGGCAAGGGTTTGGAGGGGGTCAAGCGCAGGACTTGAGCAAAGGCCCTAGCTACTCAGGGGGGCCCCAGCAGCCCCCTAGTGGTCCCCCGCCTCCTGGCCTAGCCACATGTCAGAGTTATTCCCCAGACCAGCTGCAGGGGCAGCTATATGGGGTGCAGGGTGAGCCGTACCCAGGGCCAGCTGCCCACTCCCAGGGGCTGCCCACAGCCAGCCCCTCGCTCAGCTACAGTACTGGCCATTCCCCAGCACTCTCGGGCCATGGAGGTGGTTGGGGGCCCAGCTCCCTGGGGGGCGGCGGAGAGGCCAGCCCTTCTCACATCATCCGCCCGCTGCAGTCGCCTCCGGCCCCTGGCCGCCCGCCTGGAGTCGGCTCTCCAGGAGCTCCTGGCAAATACCTGAGCTCTGTCCTGGCGTCAGCCCCATTCCTGGCACCCCCAGGAGCCGGCAGCTATGCCGCTGGAGCAGGTGGCTACAAGGGCAAGGGGGACGGCTCAGAGCTGCTGGCGGGCCCCGGCGGGCCTCCTGCTGAGCGCACCGAGGATGAAGAATTCCTCATCCAGCACCTCCTGCAGGCACCCAGCCCCCCGAGGACCTCAGGGGCAGATGGCCTGGTGGGCGAAGATGGGGCGGCGGATGCCTCCAAGGGACTTGGGAGTGGCGGGGCTGGGGGTCCCCCGGGCACACCCTACGAGCTGGCCAAGGAAGACCCGCAGAGGTACCATTTGCAGAGCGTCATCCGTACCAGCGCCAGCCTTGACGAGGGTGCCACGGCGGCCCTggagctgggcctggggaggctgaaggagaagaagaaagggccAGAACGGGGTGGCGAGACCCCCGAGGGGCTGGCCACCTCAGTTGTCCACTATGGCACAGGTGCCAAGGAGCTGGGGGCCTTCCTCCAAAAGAGCCCTCCACCCCCAACTCCCACGGCCCAGTCTGCCCAGCCTGCCCCCCACGGCCTCCTCCTAGAGGCCGGGGGCCCTGACCTCCCACTGGTGCTGCCTCCGCCTCCCCCCCAGCTGCTCCCCTCGGTCCTCAGCCATGCTCCCAGCCCCTCTTCCAGTGCTCCCAAAGTTGGCGTCCATCTCCTTGAGCCGGCCGCCCGTGATGGGGCACCCCagcctccccccccgcccccgccacctCCACCACCCATGCCCCTCCAGCTCGAGGCCCACCTCCGCGGCCATGGCCTGGAGCCGGGtgcccccagcccccgcctgcgaCCCGAGGAGAGCCTGGAGCCACCCGGCACCATGCAAGAATTGCTCGGGGCCCTGGAGCCGCTGCCACCTGGGCCTGGTGACACTGGCGTGGGCCCACCTAACACCGAGGGCAAGGATCCCTCGGGGGCCTACCGCAGCCCTAGCCCACAAGGCACCAAGGCCCCCCGCTTTGTGCCACTCACCTCCATCTGCTTCCCTGACTCCCTGCTGCAAGACGAGGAGCGCAGCTTCTTCCCCACCATGGAGGAGATGTTTGGCGGCGGCCCCGCAGATGACTATGGAAAGGCTGGGCCGCCCGAGGACGAGGGCGATCCCAAGGCGGGGCCTGGGCCGCCTCCGGGCCCCCCTGCCTATGATCCCTATGGGCCCTACTGCCCTAGTCGGGCGTCTGGAGCCGGTCCCGAGACTCCGGGCCTGGGCCTGGACCCCAGCAAGCCGCCTGAGCTGCCCTCCACCGTCAACGCCGAGCCTCTGGGCCTGATCCAGAGTGGGCCCCACCAGGcggcccccccgcccccgcctcccccgcccccgccgccaccccctgcctctgagcCCAAGGGAGGCCTGACCTCGCCCATCTTCTGCTCTACCAAGCCAAAGAAGCTGCTTAAGACATCCTCCTTCCACCTGCTGCGGCGCCGTGACCCGCCTTTCCAGACGCCCAAGAAGCTGTACGCCCAGGAGTACGAGTTCGAGGCCGACGAGGACAAGGCTGACGTGCCCGCCGACATCCGCCTCAACCCCCGGCGCCTGCCTGACCTGGTGTCCAGCTGCCGCTCCCGTCCGGCTCTCTCACCGCTGGGCGACATTGACTTCTGTCCACCCAATCCTGGCCCCGATGGCCCCCGGCGCCGTGGCCGCAAGCCCACCAAGGCCAAGCGTGATGGGCCGCCCCGGCCCCGGGGGAGACCCCGAATTCGCCCACTGGAGGTCCCCACCACTGCTGGGCCAGCCTTGGCCTCCACACCTACTGATGGGGCCAAGAAaccccggggccggggccggggccgaggCAGGAAGGCCGAGGAGGCCGGGGGCACTCGGCTGGAGCCCCTGAAACCACTGAAG GCCGGCGAGGGTCTGGGAGTGTCATCGGGCGATGCCGTGTCAGGAGCTGACCACAACAGCCTGGACTCCAGCCTCACTCGGGAGAAGATCGAGGCCAAGATCAAGGAGGTGGAGGAGAAGCAGCCCGAGATGAAGTCCGGCTTCATGGCCTCGTTCCTGGACTTTCTCAAGTCAGGCAAGCGCCATCCACCACTCTACCAGGCCGGCCTGACACCCCCGCTCAGCCCCCCCAAGAGCGTGCCGCCCTCCGTGCCGGCCCGGGgcctgcctccccagccccccgccGCGCCTGCCGTGCCACAGCCCCCACCCGCCGGCGCCTTCGGGCTGGGGGGTGCTCTGGAGGCCGCCGAGAGCGAGGGGTTGGGGCTCGGCTGCCCTTCGCCCTGCAAGCGGCTGGACGAGGAGCTGAAACGGAACCTCGAGACCCTGCCCTCCTTCTCGTCGGACGAGGAAGACTCTGTCGCCAAGAACCGGGACCTGCAGGAGAGCATCTCCTCGGCCATCTCCGCCCTCGACGACCCGCCGCTGGCCGGGCCTAAGGACACCTCCACCGCGGACGGGCCCCCCTTGGCTACTGAGGCTGCAGTCCCCGGGCCACCCCCTCTCCCGGGGCTCCCCAGTGCCAGCGGCAGTGGCACGCCTG AGCCCCCACTGCTGGAGGAGAAGCCCCCGCCctcgccgccccccgccccgacGCCCcagccgccgcccccgccgccggcccTGCCCTCGCCGCCCCCTTTGGTGGCCCCCACGCCCAGctcgccgcccccgccgcccgtgCCAGTCCCACCGGCCCTGCCCTCGCCACCCGCCCCGCCGCCCCTGCCCACCGCCGCCCCTGCCCCGCCTCCGGAGGAGCCTGCCGCCCCGTCCCCCGACGACCCCGAGCCGCCGGACGCCCGGCCCCTGCACCTGGCCAAGAAGCAGGAGACCGCGGCCGTGTGCGGGGAAACGGACGAGGAGGCTGGCGAGAGCGGCGGGGAGGGCATCTTCCGGGAGCGCGACGAGTTCGTCATCCGCGCCGAGGACATCCCTTCCCTCAAG CTGGCGTTGCAGACGGGGCGCGAGCCTCCACCCATCTGGCGAGTCCAGAAGGCACTGCTGCAGAAATTCACTCCGGAGATCAAGGACGGGCAGCGGCAGTTTTGTGCCACCAGTAAT TATTTGGGGTATTTTGGGGATGCCAAAAACCGGTACCAGCGCCTTTACGTCAAGTTTCTGGAAAACGTCAACAAGAAGGATTACGTGAGGGTCTGTGCTCGGAAACCCTGGCACCGGCCCCCAGTGCCTGTCAG ACGCTCTGGGCAGGCCAAGGGCCCCGCGTCTGCCGGGGGCAGCTCCGCACCTCCCCCCAAGGCCCTGGCACCACCTCCTAAGCCCGAGACCCCTGATAAGACGACATCCGAGAAGCCCCCAGAGCAGACGCCCGAGACGGCCGTGCCTGAGCCCCCTGCCCCTGAGAAGCCATCCCTGCCTCGGCCcatggagaaggagaaagagaaggagaaagagagggcaACGCGTGGGGAACGGCCGCTGCGGGGTGAGCGGGGCACGGGCGGCCGGCAGATTCGGCCAGACCGGAGCCTCACCACGGGACAGCCCGCCACCTCCCGGCTGCCCAAGTCCCGGCCCACCAAGGTGAAGGCTGAGCCGCCCcccaagaagaggaagaagtggCTGAAGGAGGCGGCAGGCAATGCCTCGGTGGGCGGGGGCCCACCAGGCAGCTCCTCGGACTCAGAGTCATCCCCCGGGGCGCCCAGTGAGGATG aacGGGCAGTACCCGGGCGTCTGCTGAAGACCCGGGCGATGCGGGAGATGTACCGGAGCTACGTGGAGATGCTGGTGAGCACGGCACTCGACCCGGATATGATTCAGGCCCTGGAGGACACACATG ACGAGCTGTACCTCCCGCCCATGCGGAAGATTGATGGCCTCCTGAATGAGCACAAGAAGAAAGTCCTAA